From the genome of Candidatus Dormiibacterota bacterium:
TACGCCTCGAAGTACAGGATGCGCTCCAGGTCGCGGAGCGAGATGTCGAGCAGGTGGCCGATGCGGCTCGGCAGTCCCTTGAAGAACCAGACGTGGCTCACCGGGGACGCGAGCTCGATATGCCCCATGCGCTCGCGTCTCACCTTGCTCTGGGTGACTTCGACACCGCACTTGTCGCAGATCACCCCCCTGTGCTTCATCCTCTTGAACTTGCCGCACAGACACTCCCAGTCGGTGACGGGGCCGAATATCTTGGCGCAGAACAGACCGTCGCGCTCGGGCTTGAAGGTGCGGTAGTTGATCGTCTCGGGTTTCGTCACTTCGCCGTACGACCAGGAGCGGATCTTCTCCGGCGAGGCCAGGGAGATTCGGATCGACTCGAAATCGTTGATCGTGCGGGCCTTGTCCGAGAAGGGGGAGCTCTTGCTCATGGGGCGGAACCCTTCGGTGTAGGGTCTCATCGAGCGTCTCCTCCCGCGGTCGGGGGCTCGTTCTGTGTGCCGGCCCGCAGTTCGATGTCCAGGCACAAGCTCTGCAGCTCGCGCACGAGGACGTTAAAGGATTCCGGGAGCCCCGGATCCACGGTGGTCTCTCCCTTCACCAGGGCCTCGTAGATCTTGGTGCGCCCGTACACGTCGTCGGACTTGACGGTCAGGAGCTCCTGCAGGATGTGGGCCGCGCCGTACGCCTCGAGCGCCCAGACCTCCATCTCGCCGAAGCGCTGGCCTCCGAACTGGGCCTTGCCGCCCAGGGGCTGCTGGGTGATCAGAGAGTACGGTCCGATGGAGCGCGCGTGGATCTTGTCGTCCACCAGGTGCGACAGCTTCATCATGTAGATGTAGCCGACGCAGACCTTCTGGTCGAAGGGATCCCCGGACTTGCCGTCGAACAGCACGGTCTTGCCCGTCGCCGGGAGGCTGGCCTTCTTGAGATAGTCCTTGATCTCCTTCTCCGAGGCGCCGTCGAACACCGGTGTCGAGAAGTACAGACCCAGCGCCCGCGCCGCCCAGCCGAGATGCGTTTCGAGGATCTGCCCGACGTTCATGCGCGACGGAACGCCCAGCGGATTGAGCACGATCTCCACCGGCGTGCCGTCGGGCAGGTACGGCATGTCCTCCTGCGGCAGGATGCGGGCGATGACCCCCTTGTTCCCGTGCCGGCCGGCCATCTTGTCCCCGACCGACAGCTTGCGCTTCATGGCGACGTAGACCTTCACGAGCTTGATGACGCCCGGCGACAGCTCGTCCCCCTTCTTGAGCTGGGCGATCTTCTCCTCGTGCAGGCGCTTGAGGATCTGGATCTTGCGCTCGGTGCGCTCCTCGATCTCGCGGATCTCGTCCACCTCGCCCTTCCGGGAGTCCACCTCGACGCGCATGAGGTCGTCCACCGTGAGCCTTGCCATGACCTCGCGATCGAGAGCCGTCCCCTTCGCCAGCAGCTCCCTCTTCTTGCGCTTCTCCGTCAGGGGTGCCACGAGCTTCTTGTCGAGGAGGATCTCGGTGATGCGGTTGCGGTTCTCCTCCTTCAGGATGCGGATCTCGTCGTTGAGGTTCTTCTCCATCCGGGCGATCTGCTCCTGCTCGATCTGCAGCGCCCGGCCGTCCTTTTCGACGCCCTTGCGGCAGAAGATCTTGACGTCCACCACGGTCCCTTCGATCCCGGGGGGAGTCGTCAGGGACGCGTCCCGCACGTCGCCGGATTTCTCTCCGAAGATCGCCCGGAGGAGCTTCTCTTCGGGCGTGAGCTGAGTCTCTCCCTTCGGGGTCACCTTGCCGACCAGGATGTCGCCGGGGCGGACGTGGGCGCCGATGCGGATGATGCCCGACTCGTCGAGGTCCTTGAGGAAGTCCTCCGACACGTTCGGGATGTCCCGGGTGATCTCCTCCGGCCCGAGCTTGGTATCGCGCGCCTCGATCTCGAACTCTTCGATGTGGATCGAGGTGAAGTAGTCGTCCGTGACCATCTTCTCGGAGACCAGGATGGCGTCCTCGAAGTTGTAGCCCCGCCAGGGCATGAACGCCACGAGAACGTTGCGCCCCAGCGCCAGCTCGCCGTGCTCCGTGCAGGGACCGTCCGCCAGCACGTCCCCCTTCCTGACCTTCTGCCCAGCCTGCACCACGGCCTTCTGGTTGATGCAGGTGTTCTGGTTCGAGCGCTTGAACTTGGTGAGGTTGTAGATGTCGGCCCCGAAGTCCTCGTTCTCGCGCCCCTTCAGCCCGTACCCCTCGCCGGACACGCGGATGATGATGCGCTGCGAGTCGACGTAGTCGACCATGCCGTCGCGCTGGCAGCTGACGACCGCGCCGGAATCGCGGGCGGTGATCTGCTCCATGCCGGTGCCCACCAGCGGGGCCTCCGCCTTGATCAGGGGCACCGCCTGGCGCTGCATGTTCGAGCCCATGAGGGCGCGGTTGGCGTCGTCGTTCTCCAGGAACGGGATGAGCGACGCCGCCACGGAGACCAGCTGCTTCGGCGACACGTCGATGAACTGCACCTCGTCACGGTGCACGAACTTCGATTCGCCGGCGACGCGCGCCGTGACCCTCTCCTCGACGATGCGGCCGTCCTCGTTCACCGGCACGTTCGCCTGCGCGATGACCCCCTTGTCCTCCTCCCACGCGGTCAGGTAGAACGGGTGCGGCTCGTGGTCGGGCAGCCGTACCTTCTTGCCCGCCTTGCGCAGGGGCCGCAGTGCCTTCTCGAGCTCGGAGCTTTCCACGACCTGACCCAGCTCGTACGGCGAATCCCCCTTGGCGGTGATCCGGGAGTAGTCCATGACCACCCCCTTCTCGACCTTGCGGTAGGGGGACTCGATAAAGCCGAACTCGTTGATGCGGGCGTAGCAGGACAGGGACGAGATGAGGCCGATGTTCGGCCCCTCCGGCGTCTCGATCGGGCAGATGCGCCCGTAGTGAGTCGGGTGGACGTCGCGCACCTCGAACCCGGCGCGCTCGCGCGACAGACCGCCCGGGCCCAGCGCCGACAGGCGGCGCTTGTGGGTGATCTCGGACAGGGGGTTCGTCTGGTCCATGAACTGCGACAGCTGCGAGGACCCGAAGAACTCCTGGATGGCCGCCATGACCGGCTTGGCGTTGATCAGGTCGTGCGGCATGGCTGTGGTCATCTCCTGGTAGACCGACATCTTCTCCTTGATGGCCCGCTCCATCCTCACCAGCCCGATGCGGAACTGGTTCTCCAGCAGCTCGCCGACGGCCCGCACGCGGCGGTTCCCCAGGTGATCGATGTCATCCACCCCGGCGGGATTCTTGCGCAGGCCGAGGAGGTACTTCAGCACCAGCACGAAATCGTCCACCGCGAGCACGCGCTGGTCCAGCGGGAAGCTGGTCCCGAGCTTGGTGTTCATCTTGAGGCGCCCGACGCGCGACAGGTCGTAGCGGTTCCCGTCGAAGAACATTCCGTTGAACAGCGTCCGGGAGCCCTCGAGCGTCGGCGGATCACCCGGCCGCAGGCGCCGGTAGATCTCGACCAGCGCCTCCTCGGGAGTCTTCACGGGATCCTTGCGCAGCGTGTCGGTCAGGATGGTGGCGATCTCCGATTCGAGCGGGAAGAACACCTCGAACGACGACAGCCCCCGGGCGATGATGTCGTCGATCGCCTTGCCGCCGACCTTCTCGTTCGCCTCCCCCAGAATCTCACCGGAACGAGTGTCGACGATGTCGGCGATGGCGTAGGCCCCCTCGATTTCCTCCGGGTCGATCGGCACCGTCTCGACACCCGCCTTCTCCAGCGCGGCGACGAGGGTCGGGGTGATCTTCTTGCCGCGGGCGACGACCGTCTCCTTGCCCTTCCGATCGGTCACGTCCGCCCGGGCGCGGTGCCCGACGAGTCCGGACGACACGCGCCAGGCCAGCTTCTTGTTCTCGACGACGATCGTCTCGGCGCGGTAGAACCGGCGCAGCACCTCCTCGTCCGATTTCATGCCCAGGGCCCGCAGCACGACGCTGCCGAGGAACTTCCGCTTGCGATCGATGCGCACGTACAGCAGGTCCTTCTCGTCGTATTCGAACTCGAGCCAGGAGCCGCGGTACGGGATGACCTTGGCCATCCAGACCTTCTTCTGGTCGTCGGACTGGAAGAACACGCCCGGCGACCGGTGCAGCTGCGACACGATGACGCGCTCGGTGCCGTTGATGATGAACGTCCCGTTCTCGGTCAGCAGCGGGATCTCGCCGAAATAGACCTCCTGCTCCTTGATGTCGCGGATCTCCTTGTTCCCCGAGGCCGAGTCCTTCTCGTAGACCACCAGGCGGATCTTCACCTTGAGCGGGACGGTGAAGTGCATGCCGCGCTCCTGGCATTCCGCCACGTCGTACTTGAACTTGAGCGACACGGGGTCGCCGCACATCTCGCAGTGGTCGACACGGTTCTCGTTGGCCCAGCCGCAGTCGGGGCAGGTGTGGCGCGGCGCCTTCGGGTTCTGGGAGATGGTCTTCTTGCCGCACTTGACGCAAGTGATCCGGAGGTGCTCCAGACCCTCCAGCTTGCCGCACTTGCACTCCCAGTTCCCGATGGTGTACTCGACGAATTCGAGCGAGCAGGTCTGCCGGAAGTCGGAGATCGGGAAGATCGACTTGAAGACCGCCTGCAGCCCCGTGTCCTCGCGATCCGCCGGCGCCGTGTAGATCTGCAGGAAGCGCTCGTAGGACCGCTTCTGCACCTCGATCAGATTCGGGATCGGGATGGCGGTGTGGATCTTCGAGAAATTGACGCGCTCGCGGCCGTTGCCGTTCGTCGGGATGGACTGCTCTTCACTCGTCATCTGGGTCAAGAGGCCCCCTTCCCCCCGGCGCGCGGGACGCGTCCCGTGCGCGGGCGGACCTGTTCAATGGCTTCACGGAGTCGACTCCCGGGCCGCGCGAGGGCGCGGCACCCTGCGACCGGACCTGCGGCCGGCCGGGAATCGTGTGGAACGTACGGCACGAGGACGCCGCCTACTTCAGATCGACCTTGGCCCCCGCCTCGGCGAACTTCTTCTTGATGTCTTCGGCCTCCGTCTTGGACACCCCTTCCTTGACGGTCTTCGGCGCGCCGTCCACCAGGTCCTTCGCCTCCTTCAGACCCAGGCTGGTGACCTCGCGGACGACCTTGATGACGTTGATCTTCTTGTCGCCCACCTCGGTCAGGACGACGTCGAACGTGTCCTTGACCTCGGCGGCCGCGGGAGCGGCGGCGGCGCCGGCCATCGCTCCGCCCGCCATCATCATGGGCATGGCGGCGGCCGAGACCCCGAATTCGCTCTCCAGCTCCTTCACCAGCTCGGCCACCTCGAGCATCGGGGCCGCCTTCAGGTAGTTCTTGACGTCGTCCTTCGTAATCGCGGGCATTCTGTCCTCCTGAAT
Proteins encoded in this window:
- the rpoB gene encoding DNA-directed RNA polymerase subunit beta; the protein is MTSEEQSIPTNGNGRERVNFSKIHTAIPIPNLIEVQKRSYERFLQIYTAPADREDTGLQAVFKSIFPISDFRQTCSLEFVEYTIGNWECKCGKLEGLEHLRITCVKCGKKTISQNPKAPRHTCPDCGWANENRVDHCEMCGDPVSLKFKYDVAECQERGMHFTVPLKVKIRLVVYEKDSASGNKEIRDIKEQEVYFGEIPLLTENGTFIINGTERVIVSQLHRSPGVFFQSDDQKKVWMAKVIPYRGSWLEFEYDEKDLLYVRIDRKRKFLGSVVLRALGMKSDEEVLRRFYRAETIVVENKKLAWRVSSGLVGHRARADVTDRKGKETVVARGKKITPTLVAALEKAGVETVPIDPEEIEGAYAIADIVDTRSGEILGEANEKVGGKAIDDIIARGLSSFEVFFPLESEIATILTDTLRKDPVKTPEEALVEIYRRLRPGDPPTLEGSRTLFNGMFFDGNRYDLSRVGRLKMNTKLGTSFPLDQRVLAVDDFVLVLKYLLGLRKNPAGVDDIDHLGNRRVRAVGELLENQFRIGLVRMERAIKEKMSVYQEMTTAMPHDLINAKPVMAAIQEFFGSSQLSQFMDQTNPLSEITHKRRLSALGPGGLSRERAGFEVRDVHPTHYGRICPIETPEGPNIGLISSLSCYARINEFGFIESPYRKVEKGVVMDYSRITAKGDSPYELGQVVESSELEKALRPLRKAGKKVRLPDHEPHPFYLTAWEEDKGVIAQANVPVNEDGRIVEERVTARVAGESKFVHRDEVQFIDVSPKQLVSVAASLIPFLENDDANRALMGSNMQRQAVPLIKAEAPLVGTGMEQITARDSGAVVSCQRDGMVDYVDSQRIIIRVSGEGYGLKGRENEDFGADIYNLTKFKRSNQNTCINQKAVVQAGQKVRKGDVLADGPCTEHGELALGRNVLVAFMPWRGYNFEDAILVSEKMVTDDYFTSIHIEEFEIEARDTKLGPEEITRDIPNVSEDFLKDLDESGIIRIGAHVRPGDILVGKVTPKGETQLTPEEKLLRAIFGEKSGDVRDASLTTPPGIEGTVVDVKIFCRKGVEKDGRALQIEQEQIARMEKNLNDEIRILKEENRNRITEILLDKKLVAPLTEKRKKRELLAKGTALDREVMARLTVDDLMRVEVDSRKGEVDEIREIEERTERKIQILKRLHEEKIAQLKKGDELSPGVIKLVKVYVAMKRKLSVGDKMAGRHGNKGVIARILPQEDMPYLPDGTPVEIVLNPLGVPSRMNVGQILETHLGWAARALGLYFSTPVFDGASEKEIKDYLKKASLPATGKTVLFDGKSGDPFDQKVCVGYIYMMKLSHLVDDKIHARSIGPYSLITQQPLGGKAQFGGQRFGEMEVWALEAYGAAHILQELLTVKSDDVYGRTKIYEALVKGETTVDPGLPESFNVLVRELQSLCLDIELRAGTQNEPPTAGGDAR
- the rplL gene encoding 50S ribosomal protein L7/L12, with product MPAITKDDVKNYLKAAPMLEVAELVKELESEFGVSAAAMPMMMAGGAMAGAAAAPAAAEVKDTFDVVLTEVGDKKINVIKVVREVTSLGLKEAKDLVDGAPKTVKEGVSKTEAEDIKKKFAEAGAKVDLK